A stretch of the Nicotiana tabacum cultivar K326 chromosome 6, ASM71507v2, whole genome shotgun sequence genome encodes the following:
- the LOC107780703 gene encoding uncharacterized protein LOC107780703 has protein sequence MLKQIQVNIPLINALKEMPGYAKMMKDLMSRKFDFQDLATTTLTQTCSAVVTRPIAEKLSDPGSFTIPYTIGNFAFTKALCDLGASINLMPLAIYKRLGIGRARLTSMLLQLADRNVKRPSGMLDDVLI, from the coding sequence atgctgaaacaaatccaAGTAAACATTCCATTGATAAATGCTTTGAAAGAGATGCctgggtatgcaaaaatgatgaaggacttaatGTCCAGAAAATTCGATTTCCAAGACCTGGCCACGACGACTCTTACTCAGACCTGCAGTGCagtggtgactagaccaattgcGGAAAAGCTATCTGACCCAGGGAGCTTTACAATTCCCTACACTATTGGTAATTTTGCTTTTACTAAGGCACTTTGTGATCTAGGGGCTAGCATTAATCTTATGCCCCTAGCGATTTATAAGAGGCTTgggattggaagagctagactcACCTCTATGTTATTACAGCTGGCTGATAGGAATGTAAAAAGACCCTCTGGTATGTTGGATGATGTGTTGATTTAG